Proteins encoded by one window of Streptomyces uncialis:
- a CDS encoding RES family NAD+ phosphorylase, translating into MPRYRPPAGLSGAPTEVQLAAGTRLYRVHAAHRAPEGFNPVPAHCLYGGGRFDSTACDRYGYLYAGLAAATAVCETLLRGIPFDPSGAPRLVPRVAVAGRRLSTLLLTTDVTLISLTTAQDLAAVHQDSWLVQTEAHEYPYTRDWAHWIRHHTGPGAQGLLWSSKREPGERTVILFEDRCPPDVLKAAAGDPVDFGTPHGEQWLNSVLQPYHVQLPPADGRP; encoded by the coding sequence GTGCCGAGATACCGCCCGCCCGCCGGCTTGTCCGGGGCCCCCACCGAGGTCCAGCTGGCCGCCGGTACGCGGCTGTACCGGGTGCACGCCGCACACCGGGCCCCGGAGGGCTTCAACCCGGTCCCCGCGCACTGTCTGTACGGGGGCGGGCGCTTCGACTCCACCGCCTGCGACCGGTACGGATACCTCTACGCGGGGCTCGCGGCGGCCACCGCCGTCTGCGAGACCCTGCTGCGCGGCATACCGTTCGACCCGTCGGGCGCTCCGCGGCTCGTCCCCCGTGTCGCGGTCGCGGGCCGACGGCTCTCCACCCTGCTGCTGACCACCGATGTCACCCTGATCTCCCTGACCACGGCCCAGGACCTGGCAGCCGTCCACCAGGACAGCTGGCTCGTCCAGACGGAGGCCCACGAGTACCCGTACACCCGCGACTGGGCCCACTGGATCCGCCACCACACCGGCCCCGGTGCCCAAGGGCTGCTCTGGTCCTCGAAGCGGGAACCCGGTGAGCGCACGGTGATCCTCTTCGAGGACCGCTGCCCGCCGGACGTGCTGAAGGCGGCGGCCGGTGACCCGGTGGACTTCGGTACACCGCACGGCGAGCAGTGGCTCAACTCCGTGCTCCAGCCCTACCATGTCCAACTCCCCCCGGCCGACGGCCGTCCCTGA
- a CDS encoding CHAT domain-containing protein — MSQENAIAHATAAETAYRSYCETFDPALLVRATEEFEEAFEEPGDDGPWPVWRVMFGHLRCFQYDEQPTAPLLRHTWNLLSEGLDALPDDDGEQDGARTVAHLLLANVARLRYEAGRGRSVEERTALLDEALRRHTEAEPWARTPQEDPSSEPGTLLALHQGQGCLFLERHRMTADVRAARSAVTHYRAALSMPPPTEELALSWYGLGLALFAAGSTAQDRAELEAAQQALEKAFALARDTGADTGTWAWEAEIRIAAVHCCVYLIWKDHTHGEAAMAHVGRLLAEPGTEDRLEPFFLHAFASVLFERAGRETDGEQQDRAIAMVRRLVRETPPGRDPAKPQRLLVLAAFQQIRYYHDQDPERARETGRAATLALAEEPEDPETADLAEQLQVWARTMLEHRGQLTPQDETAIGALSDERARALMAEWAEKAENGTARPFFGDAHPDLPGMFAGLLGQQRREDDFALLYASWCEMEQGGRDRAQAAAQLLNAALIADPDAAMVSEEQRDTLIEAILETDKDDPVWQRYAHRIVGFVLLQYERRGRGRGMDEVVAHLELAGLGGPASGEADNYTDELIGLVARLHRGQEDGSADDLEAVGEIHRRLLDNRALPPHLATLIETGHLYLQVREAVRRADLPAVDRCVARTAAIRAGLAPDDPARAEIWVHLTGMILRREGLALRLGAAPSTLPDPPTVEELRRSTLSFPPGHRAWILGDSAVGRMAFAVRDEDVEALAEARELIEEARELSRSDPPSYLRYTGLLAAAHDALARLLRVPAERDEHLELAIGLYEECHAATGGPEHRLRPSAALGLARAYRERASRRPRTAAQDRHRALALGLDGLRGYAWAALLQSATVHAAEAVAEATAEALEVASWALREGALESAVEALEACRGLALHAATTSRTVPQRLAAAGLGELADEWRAAGTGAGGTGAFRSGGEGDIPSALRRRVLTALRADATDSGDRLLDPPGIAAVAEALRTLGRDALVYLVPTSDEGSGSAVVVTAGGETHVLPLPALDEQAGPLAQYTPVPGGGRDLGPVPGAPGGPGPAAGRPPGGPELRRQLDRLCGWAWYAAMRPLLDAFSAPGRPDRVPRLVLVPMGRLGLVPWHAAYRPAAGGRRRYALQDADLSYAASARLLCEVAARPAAARAGDALVVGDPTGDLVYAGEEADAVQRLFYPDGTFVGRRRGGAADGAGTPDEVLDWLRGSGSRDGVLHLACHASVTDNARRSAGLSLHGGDLFAEDLTAAGGGTGSAGPALVLLAACRSNVSGHGDNEAFTLATAFLVAGARSVVGSLWPVPDEATSVLMLLTHYFLSREQEPPARALRRAQLWMLGLDRQPPGSLPDELAARAARVDPDDLSAWAGFTHLGR; from the coding sequence ATGTCCCAAGAGAACGCGATCGCCCACGCCACGGCCGCGGAAACCGCGTACCGGAGCTACTGCGAGACCTTCGACCCCGCGCTGCTCGTCCGGGCGACCGAGGAGTTCGAGGAGGCCTTCGAGGAACCGGGCGACGACGGGCCCTGGCCCGTGTGGCGCGTCATGTTCGGCCATCTGCGCTGCTTCCAGTACGACGAACAGCCCACGGCACCGCTGCTGCGCCACACCTGGAACCTGCTCAGCGAGGGCCTCGACGCACTCCCGGACGACGACGGGGAACAGGACGGGGCCCGTACGGTCGCACACCTCCTGCTGGCGAACGTCGCACGGCTCCGCTACGAGGCGGGCCGGGGGAGGAGCGTCGAGGAACGCACGGCGCTGCTCGACGAAGCGCTCCGGCGGCACACCGAGGCCGAACCATGGGCGCGGACCCCGCAGGAGGACCCGTCCAGTGAGCCCGGCACCCTGCTCGCACTCCACCAGGGCCAGGGCTGTCTCTTCCTGGAACGTCACCGGATGACGGCCGATGTCAGGGCGGCGCGGAGCGCGGTCACCCACTACCGGGCCGCGCTGAGCATGCCACCGCCGACGGAGGAACTGGCCCTCAGCTGGTACGGACTGGGCCTCGCCCTGTTCGCGGCCGGATCGACCGCCCAGGACCGCGCCGAACTGGAAGCGGCGCAGCAGGCGTTGGAGAAAGCGTTCGCCCTGGCCCGGGACACCGGAGCGGACACCGGGACATGGGCCTGGGAAGCGGAGATCCGGATCGCCGCCGTGCACTGCTGCGTCTATCTGATCTGGAAGGACCACACGCACGGCGAGGCCGCGATGGCGCACGTGGGCAGGCTGCTGGCGGAGCCCGGCACGGAGGACCGGCTGGAACCCTTCTTCCTGCACGCCTTCGCGAGCGTGCTCTTCGAAAGAGCGGGCAGGGAAACCGACGGGGAGCAACAGGACCGGGCCATAGCCATGGTGCGGCGGCTGGTACGGGAGACGCCACCCGGCCGTGATCCGGCCAAGCCCCAGCGGCTGTTGGTGCTGGCCGCCTTCCAGCAGATCCGCTACTACCACGACCAGGACCCGGAACGGGCCAGGGAGACGGGACGCGCGGCGACCCTGGCACTGGCGGAGGAGCCGGAGGACCCTGAGACGGCCGACCTGGCGGAACAGCTCCAGGTCTGGGCCCGGACGATGCTGGAGCACCGCGGACAGCTGACGCCGCAGGACGAGACGGCCATCGGCGCCCTCAGCGACGAGCGGGCCAGAGCTCTCATGGCCGAATGGGCGGAGAAGGCCGAGAACGGGACGGCCCGCCCGTTCTTCGGCGACGCGCACCCCGACCTTCCCGGGATGTTCGCGGGACTGCTGGGACAGCAGCGCAGGGAAGACGACTTCGCCCTGCTCTACGCGTCCTGGTGCGAGATGGAGCAGGGCGGCCGGGACCGCGCGCAAGCCGCGGCGCAACTGCTGAACGCGGCGCTCATCGCGGACCCTGACGCGGCCATGGTCAGCGAGGAGCAGCGCGACACGCTCATCGAGGCGATCCTGGAGACGGACAAGGACGACCCTGTCTGGCAGCGCTACGCACACCGGATCGTGGGCTTCGTGCTGCTCCAGTACGAGCGGCGGGGCCGTGGGCGGGGGATGGACGAGGTCGTCGCCCATCTGGAGCTGGCCGGGCTGGGCGGACCGGCCTCCGGCGAAGCGGACAACTACACGGACGAGCTCATCGGTCTGGTGGCCCGGCTGCACCGGGGTCAGGAGGACGGCTCCGCCGACGACCTGGAGGCGGTGGGCGAGATCCATCGGAGACTGCTGGACAACCGCGCTCTGCCACCGCACCTGGCGACGCTGATCGAGACCGGGCACCTGTACCTCCAGGTGCGGGAAGCGGTTCGGCGCGCGGACCTCCCGGCGGTGGACCGGTGCGTCGCGCGGACCGCCGCCATCCGTGCCGGGCTGGCACCGGACGATCCCGCCCGGGCGGAGATCTGGGTGCATCTCACCGGCATGATCCTGAGACGTGAGGGACTCGCCTTGCGCCTCGGCGCCGCGCCCTCGACGCTGCCCGACCCGCCCACCGTCGAGGAACTCCGCCGGTCCACTCTCTCCTTCCCTCCCGGTCACCGTGCCTGGATCCTGGGCGACAGCGCTGTGGGCCGAATGGCCTTCGCCGTGCGGGACGAGGACGTGGAGGCGCTCGCCGAGGCGCGGGAGCTGATCGAGGAGGCACGTGAGCTGTCCCGGTCCGATCCGCCGTCGTACCTGCGGTACACCGGTCTCCTGGCCGCCGCCCACGACGCCCTGGCCCGTCTGCTCCGCGTCCCCGCCGAGCGGGACGAGCACCTGGAGCTGGCGATCGGCCTCTACGAGGAGTGCCACGCGGCCACCGGCGGGCCCGAGCACCGGCTGCGGCCCTCCGCCGCGCTCGGGCTGGCCCGCGCCTACCGGGAGCGGGCCTCCCGCCGGCCTCGCACGGCTGCCCAGGACCGGCACAGGGCCCTGGCCCTGGGCCTCGACGGGCTGCGCGGTTACGCCTGGGCCGCGCTCCTCCAGTCCGCCACGGTCCATGCCGCCGAGGCCGTCGCCGAGGCCACCGCCGAAGCACTCGAAGTCGCCTCGTGGGCACTGCGGGAAGGCGCCCTCGAATCCGCCGTCGAAGCGCTGGAAGCCTGCCGGGGACTCGCCCTGCACGCCGCCACCACCTCCAGGACCGTGCCGCAGCGGCTGGCCGCCGCCGGTCTCGGCGAACTGGCCGACGAGTGGCGCGCGGCCGGAACCGGGGCGGGCGGCACGGGCGCGTTCCGAAGCGGCGGCGAGGGGGACATCCCCAGCGCGCTGCGCCGCCGCGTGCTCACCGCGCTGCGGGCGGACGCGACCGACTCCGGTGACCGGCTCCTCGATCCGCCCGGTATCGCCGCCGTCGCCGAAGCGCTGCGCACCCTCGGCCGGGACGCGCTGGTCTACCTGGTGCCCACGTCGGACGAGGGAAGCGGCTCGGCCGTCGTGGTCACCGCCGGCGGTGAGACGCACGTCCTGCCGCTGCCCGCACTCGACGAACAGGCCGGTCCGCTCGCGCAGTACACCCCGGTCCCCGGTGGCGGCCGGGACCTGGGACCGGTGCCCGGTGCGCCGGGCGGCCCCGGCCCTGCGGCCGGCCGGCCACCCGGCGGTCCCGAACTGCGGCGGCAGCTCGACCGGTTGTGCGGCTGGGCGTGGTACGCCGCCATGAGACCGCTGCTCGACGCCTTCAGCGCACCCGGCCGCCCGGACCGCGTCCCGAGGCTCGTCCTCGTCCCGATGGGAAGGCTCGGGCTCGTCCCCTGGCACGCCGCGTACCGCCCGGCCGCCGGGGGCCGCCGCCGCTACGCGCTTCAGGACGCGGACCTCTCGTACGCCGCGTCGGCCCGGCTGCTCTGCGAGGTCGCCGCCCGACCCGCCGCCGCACGGGCGGGAGACGCCCTGGTCGTCGGTGACCCGACCGGGGACCTGGTGTACGCGGGGGAGGAGGCGGACGCCGTCCAGCGACTGTTCTACCCGGACGGGACGTTCGTGGGGCGGCGTCGCGGCGGGGCGGCGGACGGTGCCGGGACGCCGGACGAGGTGCTCGACTGGCTGCGGGGGAGCGGCAGCCGGGACGGGGTACTGCATCTGGCTTGCCATGCCTCGGTCACCGACAACGCCCGGCGCAGCGCGGGGCTCTCCCTGCACGGCGGCGACCTGTTCGCCGAGGACCTCACCGCGGCGGGAGGCGGCACGGGCTCCGCCGGTCCCGCCCTGGTGCTGCTGGCCGCGTGCCGCAGCAATGTCTCGGGGCACGGGGACAACGAGGCGTTCACGCTGGCGACCGCGTTCCTGGTGGCGGGCGCCCGCTCGGTGGTGGGCTCCCTGTGGCCGGTCCCGGACGAGGCGACCTCGGTGCTGATGCTCCTGACCCACTACTTCCTCAGCCGTGAACAGGAGCCTCCGGCAAGGGCGTTGCGACGGGCCCAGCTGTGGATGCTGGGGCTGGACCGGCAGCCGCCCGGCAGCCTCCCCGATGAGCTGGCCGCGCGGGCGGCGCGGGTCGATCCGGACGACCTGAGCGCGTGGGCGGGGTTCACGCACCTCGGCCGCTGA
- a CDS encoding TerC family protein, producing the protein MDASMTMWVITVATLLILIAADFFIGGRKPHEVSMKEAGTWSIVWLALAVLFGTGLAVLGHGQASGEFFAGYITEKSLSVDNLFVFVLIMAKFSVPTIYQQRVLMIGVLLALALRAVFIALGAAAINQFAWVFYVFGAFLIYTAWKFIQEARTDEDDDDWEEGRLLKAVQRRVPSTSEWHGTRMFVRENGKKLATPMLIVMVAIGLTDLLFAVDSIPAIFGLTQDPYIVFTANAFALMGLRQLYFLIVGLLKKLVHLSYGLSAILGFIGVKLVLHGVHETTSLHVPEISTPVSLAVIGGVLAITTVTSVMASRKADTKSPGTADQREPAGNTDTQG; encoded by the coding sequence TTGGACGCCTCGATGACCATGTGGGTAATCACAGTCGCCACACTGCTGATACTCATCGCGGCCGATTTCTTCATCGGCGGGCGCAAACCACACGAAGTCTCGATGAAGGAGGCGGGCACCTGGTCGATCGTCTGGCTCGCCCTCGCCGTGCTCTTCGGTACCGGACTGGCCGTCCTGGGTCACGGACAGGCGTCCGGTGAGTTCTTCGCGGGCTACATCACCGAGAAATCGCTCAGCGTCGACAATCTGTTCGTGTTCGTGCTGATCATGGCGAAGTTCTCGGTCCCCACGATCTATCAGCAGCGCGTGCTGATGATCGGCGTGCTGCTCGCGCTGGCGCTGCGCGCGGTCTTCATCGCCCTGGGCGCCGCCGCGATCAACCAGTTCGCCTGGGTCTTCTACGTCTTCGGCGCCTTCCTCATCTACACCGCCTGGAAGTTCATCCAGGAGGCGCGCACGGACGAGGACGACGACGACTGGGAGGAGGGCCGTCTGCTCAAGGCTGTTCAGCGACGGGTACCTTCCACCTCCGAGTGGCACGGCACGCGGATGTTCGTCCGCGAGAACGGCAAGAAGCTCGCCACGCCGATGCTGATCGTCATGGTGGCGATCGGTCTCACGGATCTGCTCTTCGCGGTGGACTCCATCCCGGCGATCTTCGGCCTGACCCAGGATCCGTACATCGTGTTCACGGCGAACGCCTTCGCACTGATGGGCCTGCGGCAGCTGTACTTCCTCATCGTCGGGCTGCTGAAGAAGCTGGTCCACCTGTCGTACGGGCTGTCGGCCATCCTCGGTTTCATCGGCGTGAAGCTGGTCCTGCACGGTGTCCACGAGACGACGAGCCTGCATGTGCCGGAGATCTCCACCCCGGTCTCCCTGGCCGTCATCGGCGGTGTGCTGGCCATCACCACGGTCACCAGCGTGATGGCGTCGAGGAAGGCGGACACGAAGAGTCCCGGCACCGCCGACCAGCGGGAACCGGCCGGGAACACGGACACCCAAGGCTGA